Below is a genomic region from Criblamydia sequanensis CRIB-18.
TAAATGAACTTCTTAAAGAAGAAGAAGACTTAGAAATACCTGATTTGCCGCCTCTTGATTCCATTAAATTGAAGGATTTACCTGAAAAACCGATTCAGAGCCCCTTAAGTTTTGAACTCAAAGAAGGAAGTCGGGACTATTTTCTTAAAAAAGCATCCCTCGGAAGTCAGATTCTTATCTCCGGAAATAAAAAAAGAACCCATAAACCTTTCCCTGAATATAAGCCAAAAGACTCTTACTCTTATGAAAGATATCAAAAGCTTAAAAGAGACTATGAAGAGGGGTGCAGGCTTAATGATGAAAGCTTGATCTATTATTTAAATGAGGACCAGGAGCTAGGTTCGCTTCTTAAGGATTTAAAAGAAGGTCATAAAGAAGAGGAAATTAAAATAGGGGATCTCCTTTTAAAAGCTTGTCAACTATGGCTAAAAACCGATTATCAAGAAGATTTTTCTAGGGGGGTGGCGTTCAATTTAGAGCTTCTGGGAAGAAAAAAATCACCGCCTACTTTTCAAGAAATGGTCTCTATTTTCTTACAAAAAAATAAGCAAGGGTACACAAGATTTAATCCTAACTTAACCGAAGAAGAAGTTCAAACCCTCCACAATTTAATAGGTGAGATTGTAGTAAGAAGTGTCGATCATTCGGAAATTGGCAAAAGAATCGGACATTTAAAGAATTTGAAAAAGATGAAAGAGAAAGGAGATGAAACGTTTCAATTTGACACCCTCCAAAAACTTGGTTCATCCTATGCGGAAAACCTTAGTGTGGATCCTTCCTTAGACCCGGAGCTTGTTGTCTTTGAATGGGCAATGAATATGAGAATTCGTAAAGATCAGGTCGATGCCATTAAGCAATTTATGGATAATTCTGAAGGAAAGCCCAAAAATATCTTCTTACAAAAAATCATGGGAGCTGGAAAAACACTCGTTCTCGGCACCCTTCTAGCTTTAAAAAAAGCTGATGGGTATCATCTATCCGTATTAGTCCCTACCTCCTCTCTCTATGACCCGAGTGTAGATGATATGAGGATCCGATCTTCAAAAGTATCCGGTCAAAGAACTCAAAGCCTAAGCTTTAGAAGAGGGCCTGAACACTTTAATAAAAATTTCCTGATCTATTTCTACAATGTTCTTATCACGGCGATAGTAGAACAAGACTCTGTAATCCTGTCACCTGAAACCTTGCAATCTTTAGAAAACCAGTACCTCGATGCAAGAGAATCCTTATCCTTGCTTTACAGAAAACTAAAGCGTGAAAGCTCCAAAGGATCTATTTCTGGAGAAATTCAAACTTTAGGAGAAATTGAAACACTTGAAGCTTCGGCGCATATTCTTAAAAAGATTCTAAACTTATTTGCTGAGAGAGCAATTTTTACACTCGATGAACCGGACCAGACCCTTGAATCAAAAAAAGAACTTAACTTCCCTTTAGGAGATAAAGTTTCGCTTCCGAAAAAAGGGTTATATTTTGTTAAAGAGCTCTATTTACAAGCTGCATTGGATAAAGAAATTAGTGAGCTTGGATTGGATTTAAAAGCTAATAATCAAAGCGAGGTTCAAGAACCTTCTTTGCAGCAAATTGTTAAAATCATGACAAAAAAAGTTCTTCAACGTTTTGCGCTAAATGAGGAGTCGGCTGAATCCCTTGGCCTTAAGCCTGAAATAATACGTTCTATTAAGGAATTAGACTTATCTGATTTTCCCGATTCTTGCCTTCATAGTTTTAAAAGATCACTCTCTCACAATGTTTTGGAAGGGCTAGAAAAAGCCGTCGTAAAGCTTGGTAAAGACGCTTCCTTTGAAAGTGTTAGAGGATTTTTAAACGATAAGGAAAACAAAGAAGTTGAAGAGGAGGATTTTTACGAAAAATACTTACAGTACTCTGAACTCCTAGAGCTAAAAAGGATCTATCAATACTGGTCTTTAGAAGATAAAGATAGTCCGGAAGTCAAGAAAGCAAATGCTTTATTTATAAATGAATTGCATCAAAGAAATGCAGAAGCTGCCGAATCGGTGATACTAGTTAAACAAGAGCTTCAAGAATGGTTAAAAAGTAGTTTTGAAAAATCTTGCGACCTTCATTACGGTTTTTCAGAAGCAGATAAAACAAAACGGATTGCGATCCCTTATTCTGCTAATAACACCCCTAGCGAGAATTCTGAATTTGCCGATCCTTGGGAGATGGCTAACAGAACTTTACAGCTCTATATCTATAAAGGTTTGAATTTCGATGAGACTGTAAGTTTAGTTGAAAAACTTAAAGTAAAGGTAAAGCTTGAGCGTACCGAGTCGGGCGGCGGGGATCCGGATGAGACACCAACGGCTATTCTATTTTTTAAAGCCACAGGCCATCGATTATTAGCCGTCTCAAAAGGAGACATAGAACTTATTGAAGAGATTCAAAAGAAATTAAAAATGGGTAATGAGCAGGCTTTAGATTTAATGCTATCTTTTGTAATTGAAAATGTCATCGGGAAGGCTCACTTTTACACGGAGCAAATTAACTCAAATGCTCAAAATCTAGCTTCCATTCCTTTTTGCATTCAAGGGTATACGGGGACGATGGAAAACGCCGATACGTTTCCGGAACGGGTTGAACCCCATTTTGATTTTGGGACAAACGGTCGAATATTGGATGTTCTTTTAAATCGAAATAATGTCGTTCATACCCTTAAACAAGCCTCTCCTTTAGAACACTTAAAAGAGCTGCTTGGCTATGAAACCCTAAGCTCGCCAAAATCCTTAAAGGTTCATGCCCTTGTGGATTTAGGGCCCATCTATAAAGGAGTAGACAGTGTTTCAACAGCAAAAGAAATATTGCGTTTTTTCACTCATCATCCGGTTATGGAAATGAGAAAGATCAAAGGGGTTTTGACTTGGGATGATAAAACTAAACTCCTAACTTTTATCAAGCAAGGTCATGAAGAGAACCCGATTGTTTTGCCTTCAAGTGATAGTGAGACGATACAGGCCGTGACAGGACTAACAAAAGAAGAAATTTTTGTGTTCTACCCTCATCATAAGCTAACAGGGGCTGACGTTGAGCTTCCGGATGATGCCGTTTTCTTAACGACTTTTTCGGAAAAAACACCTTTAAGAGATTTCTTGCAAGGAAATATGAGGGCTAGAAAATTATTTCATAATCAAAAAGTTGAAGCCATTGTTTTAAATACTGTTGCTGACCTTATTTTAAAAACATTTGAAGATGAGGGTCAAATTTCTCTTGATCATCTAGTTCTTTTCTCTGAAATGAATGAAAGCGAGCGGCAAAGCCATGATTATCTGCAATCCGTCTTACAAAAATTAAACAATGAAGTTCGGAAATACGCTCTCGTTACTCTTTTCAAACAAAAAGATAGTTCTCAAGAAAATGAGGAATATGAAAAAGCAAGAGCTCTTTTTATAAGAGCTTCATATTTCAATTTATTTGAAACTTATGCAATCCCTCCAGAAAACCTTCCGAAAGCGGATTATATTAATGGTGTCATTGATTCCTATCTAAGGCCCTACCTTGGAATGACTATAGAAGAAGCTCTTGCAAAAAAAGGAGATGAATTTCACCCAAGGCTTCAAGAGTTGATTAAAAATTTATCCGTCATTAGGGATAAAGCTCTTGCTAAACTTCCTGAGACCATACCAGGGAAAGCAAATGAATTATCAGGAAAAGAGATAGTGGCCGAGCGATTGGAAGAAGTAGAAAGCTTAAAAGAGCAAAATTTAGAAAGCCAGTATCAAATTGAGTTAGAAGGGATAGAAGACGCTAGTAAAAAACCTAAAGCGGCTATTGAAATTCCTTGGAAAGAAAGCGCAATTCTTGCTTTTGAAAAGCATGGGTTAGTTCCGGTGGCTTTTCAAAAGCAAGAGAAAGGACAAATACCTGCTATTTTCCGACTCTCAGATGTTCTTAGAGCAAAATCTCCTATTTCCCAATTTTCTCATTGTTTTTCAGACAACCTTTTAGCGACTCAAAACTTTTTAAGTGTAATTGAAGGGGAGATAAATATTTTTGATTCGAATCAGAAAAAGATTTATGAGGTCTTAGTAACAAAAGATAAGGATGAGCAGTGGCAGGTTCTTCTTCTTTCTATAGCTGAAGCGGAAAGTTTTAAAAAAAATCTTCCCGATTTAAATAGGCCTGCTTGGCTTCTTTCTGCCGAAGGAGAGTTAATTCAAGCAAGCAAGAACAGTCCTTTTGATCCGGACTCTGAAATCCAAAAGTTATTAGTTGAGGTTCTATTTCTAAAAGGCAGCAACAAAACTTTAAGTCAGAGAAACTGGCGCCCCTATGTGGCTTCTTGGCTTGAAAATGAAGCAAAAATTAAGAAGTTTTTATACGAAAATGTTCTTCTTGCCGAAAGCGAGGAAGCCGAATCGACCTACTTCGGAAGCTTTTTTAATAAAATGCTTGTTGAGGCTAGCAAAAAAGATCGGGAAGATTTAGAAGTTGATTTCTTTTCAACTCTCGGTGTTTTAGCTGCCAATAATAAAACTCAAAAAGCGCTTATTCTTTTGCGCGGTTTGAAATCTTTAACCCCCTTGCCGATCGAAAGCTTTCCGATTCTTCTTTCTTCTTTGGCTTTAATTTTAGTAAATAGCGAAGAAATAAAATTTAAAAAGGCAGCAAGAACTTATATTTTTGAGGTTTTGTCAGAGCTTTTAAAGAGAGGGGAGGAAGAAGACTTAGGTTGGCTTCCTGATGCTTTGAATAGTTTAAATGGGGTTCATGACCTTGAATTTTCGAAAAAAATGGTCGAGGTTTCAGAGTGGCTTGTAAAGATTGGGAAAATTAAAGAAGCAGAAAGTCTAATTCTTTCACGGATTACAAATTTTAAATCCATACTTAAAGGAGACCTTTTAAGAGAAGAATCTTTCAAGGAAAAAATTCTTGAATTACGATATTTGCAATTAAAAATGATTTCCCTCATCGAAAATGAAGAAAATGCCCTTCTTATTAAAAAAACTTTTATGGGCTCGTTACATCATTTGGAAGAGTCTGCCGACCTAAAAGGTTTCTTTAAGGAATTGGCTCAAGATAAAAAGCTTCATCCGGCCCTTGATTTGATTGCAATGGAAACATTCGGAAAAATTGAAAATAAAATTTCTCAAGCGATAGACACCTCTTTTGGTAAAATGACCTGGGCTTCAAAAACTTTAAATGAGTTTGAAATCATAGCCCTTCTTGATGAGACTTTCTTCCAATATAAAGAGAGTTTACCTCTTCACTATGCCTTGGGATTAAAGTTACTTGAAAAAGTTGAGAGATTTACACAGGAATATGACTATTTAAGACAGCCCTATATATCAAAAAAAGCGATCCCCATTGCCGAGACTCTTGTAAAATCAGGTCAGATGGAGGCCGTCGAGTTAGGGAAAAAAATCGCTCGTCAATTTATAGCAAATAGCCCGGATTTTGAAAAACTTAATAGTGAGAGCAAAATAACGCTCGATGAGATTTTATCTCTATCGTAAACTGATTTCCATCTAATCTTTATTTGTCGATAAGCTCATGGAAAAAATACGCACAAAAGAAGAATACGATCTTCTTTGCCAAAAAATCTGGCATTACAACACTCTCTATTATAGCAAAAATAGGTCTGATATTCCTGATGAGGAATTTGATGCCTTATTGAAAAATCTTGAGAAAGTGGAACATGAGCATCCCGAATGGGTATCGCCAAACTCTCCTACGCAACGAGTAGGGGAAAGTTTAACTATTGGTTTTAAAACAGTTAAGCATGCCCATCCCATGCTTTCTCTTGCCAACACCTATTCGAAAGAAGAGGTGGAGGATTTTTTTGAGCGGATTAAAAAATTGACCGGAAGAGAAAATTCTTCGTTTTCCTGTGAACTAAAGATGGATGGCATTGCTGTCTCTCTAATTTATGAGAAGGGCGACTTTAAACAAGGCGTCACACGAGGCGATGGAAAGCAAGGGGATGATATTACCGTTAATTTAAAAACCATTCGTAATCTTCCTCTTAAACTCTATGGAGCTCAGGTCCCTGAAATTTTAGAGCTTCGCGGGGAGGTCTTTATGACACACGCCTCTTTTCAAAGGCTTAATAAGCAAAGAGAGTCAGAAGGCGAGGATCTCTTCCAGAATCCAAGAAATGCAGCCGGCGGTACATTAAAGCTTTTAGACCCAAAACAAGCCGCTCACCGAGATTTAAGCATTATATTTTACGGGTTGCAAGACGGCTTGAGACTCGGGATCCGAACACAAACTGAAATTCATGACTACCTCAATCAACTGGGCTTGCCCACCCTTGAGCTTACCAAAAGCGCACAAACTATAGATGAGGTTTGGGCTTTTGCCGAAGAGGTTCGACTAAAAAGAAATTCCTTGCCTTTTGATATCGATGGGATTGTCATTAAACTTGATGACCTTAAAGAGCAGGCAAAGCTTGGCGCTACTAATAAAACTCCAAGGTGGGCTGTAGCCTATAAGTTTCAAGCAGAGAAAGCAACGACAGAGCTTCTTGATATTACCTTGCAAGTTGGGCGAACAGGTATCCTGACGCCTGTTGCAGAGCTCGCTCCTGTTTTTTTAGCAGGCAGCACTATTGCAAGAGCTACTTTGCATAATGAAGACGAAGTGATGCGTAAAGATATCCGAATCGGCGATCTCGTATTAATAGAAAAAGGGGGGGATGTCATCCCGAAAGTAGTTGCTTCAATTCCTGAAAGTCGAAAAAGCGGCTCTAAAAGATGGCAGATGCCGGAATTTTGTCCAAGTTGCGGTTCGTCCTTAGAAAGA
It encodes:
- the ligA gene encoding NAD-dependent DNA ligase LigA gives rise to the protein MEKIRTKEEYDLLCQKIWHYNTLYYSKNRSDIPDEEFDALLKNLEKVEHEHPEWVSPNSPTQRVGESLTIGFKTVKHAHPMLSLANTYSKEEVEDFFERIKKLTGRENSSFSCELKMDGIAVSLIYEKGDFKQGVTRGDGKQGDDITVNLKTIRNLPLKLYGAQVPEILELRGEVFMTHASFQRLNKQRESEGEDLFQNPRNAAGGTLKLLDPKQAAHRDLSIIFYGLQDGLRLGIRTQTEIHDYLNQLGLPTLELTKSAQTIDEVWAFAEEVRLKRNSLPFDIDGIVIKLDDLKEQAKLGATNKTPRWAVAYKFQAEKATTELLDITLQVGRTGILTPVAELAPVFLAGSTIARATLHNEDEVMRKDIRIGDLVLIEKGGDVIPKVVASIPESRKSGSKRWQMPEFCPSCGSSLERVPGEVAIRCPNISGCPAQSLRRLTHFVGKGGMDIASLGVKAIIQLLEKGFIKTPSDIYQLTKKEVAELEGFKEKSIQNLLSGIEASKEVSLDRFLHALGIKHVGLGTAELLSKKAGSLEALQEMTFEDLYKIDGVGEKVASSVFEFFNDPKNRNEINKLLAVGVSPSFQKPQGFENHSFKGKTFVLTGSLDKYTRDNAAKLIKERGGVVSSSISKKTHYLLAGKEAGSKLDKAKDLGVTILSEEEFDSYL